In Amia ocellicauda isolate fAmiCal2 chromosome 16, fAmiCal2.hap1, whole genome shotgun sequence, the following proteins share a genomic window:
- the spc25 gene encoding kinetochore protein Spc25, with translation MACITQADVSDHFSKKLEDVRSKLFIQALGDLYATEVELKQAHKDAIKSIKDTCSKKCKDDEIMFEKIQAYKDEMQQKSLPAKEREAEIAETLSEIQDKEKQKEAMIRNIQKLTEEQARKKQLMIAQNKANKDKLKNLNKAKQVFQERLGLEIRKLHGEKLQFVFRNISHKDPDSVYTFLLRIDEEGSYEVISCDPPLECMSHLEHRLKQTNNFSAFLANVRKEFSALTKS, from the exons ATGGCATGCATCACTCAGGCAGATGTGAGTGATCATTTCAGCAAGAAGCTTGAAGATGTACGAAGCAAACTGTTCATCCAGGCTTTAGGAGACCTGTACGCCACTGAAGTGGAGCTGAAACAGGCGCACAAAGACGCCATCAAGTCCATTAAAG ATACATGTTCTAAGAAATGCAAGGATGATGAGATCATGTTTGAGAAGATCCAGGCCTACAAAGATG aaaTGCAACAAAAAAGTTTACCTGCGAAGGAGAGAGAGGCCGAAATAGCTGAAACACTCTCCGAAATCCAGGACAAGGAAAAGCAAAAGGAAGCCATGATCAGAAATATTCAAAAGCTTACAGAGGAGCAAGCCAGAAAGAAGCAAT TGATGATTGCTCAAAACAAGGCCAACAAAGACAAACTGAAGAATcttaacaaagcaaaacaagttTTCCAAGAGCGCCTAGGACTGGAAATTCGCAAACTTCACG GTGAAAAGCTGCAGTTTGTATTCAGAAACATCAGCCATAAAGATCCTGACTCTGTATATACCTTTCTTCTACGAATCGACGAAGAAGGCTCTTATGAAG TGATTTCATGTGATCCACCACTGGAATGCATGTCTCATCTGGAGCACAGACTGAAGCAAACCAACAACTTCTCTGCCTTCCTTGCAAATGTGAGAAAAGAGTTTTCTGCTCTAACAAAGAGCTAA
- the LOC136711760 gene encoding glucose-6-phosphatase 2, protein MDLIHSNGVLVIQHLQNNYRDYHHFLNFMSSVGDPRNIFSVYFPLWFQLNQIVGTKMIWVAVIGDWFNLIFKWILFGHRPYWWVQETQFYQNNSLPQLEQFDITCETGPGSPSGHAMGSSCVWYVMVTSAIGFTRPHSNNSPHKVQRFRIAWSFLWTAFWVVQISVCISRVFIATHFPHQVILGVLAGMLVAETFEHIPSIQTANLSVYIKTNLFLFFFALGFYLVLKTIDIDLLWSVPKAKKWCANPDWIDIDTTPFAGLVRNLGALFGLGLAINSQMFLQSCKGKNGYNASFKLMCITTTLTTLHLYDFIKIPTHTELLFYALSFCKSAVIPLTVVALVPYCIHVVMGDSDKKLD, encoded by the exons ATGGATTTGATTCACAGTAACGGAGTGCTAGTCATTCAGCACCTGCAGAATAACTACAGGGACTACCATCATTTCCTCAACTTCATGTCTTCTGTGGGGGACCCTCGCAACATCTTCTCAGTTTATTTCCCTCTGTGGTTCCAGCTTAACCAAATTGTCGGTACCAAGATGATATGGGTGGCTGTGATTGGAGACTGGTTCAATCTAATATTTAAATG GATTTTATTTGGTCATCGACCTTATTGGTGGGTGCAGGAAACTCAGTTTTATCAGAACAATTCACTGCCTCAACTTGAACAGTTCGACATCACCTGCGAAACTGGGCCAG gcaGCCCTTCTGGCCATGCCATGGGGTCTTCGTGTGTATGGTATGTGATGGTCACCTCAGCCATCGGCTTCACAAGACCTCACAGCAACAACTCTCCTCACAAAGTACAGAG ATTTCGAATTGCATGGTCCTTTCTTTGGACAGCTTTCTGGGTTGTACAGATAAGCGTCTGTATCTCCAGGGTTTTTATTGCCACACACTTCCCTCATCAAGTCATTCTTGGGGTATTAGCAG GGATGCTGGTTGCTGAGACATTTGAGCATATCCCTTCAATCCAAACTGCAAATTTATcagtatatattaaaacaaatctatttctatttttctttgcaCTAGGCTTTTACCTGGTCCTTAAAACGATTGACATTGATCTTCTGTGGTCAGTTCCTAAAGCCAAAAAGTGGTGTGCTAATCCAGACTGGATTGATATAGACACTACCCCATTTGCTGGACTTGTCCGAAATCTAGGGGCCCTGTTTGGGCTTGGCCTTGCCATAAACTCACAAATGTTCCTTCAGAGCTGCAAAGGGAAAAATGGCTACAACGCAAGTTTTAAACTGATGTGCATTACAACTACACTGACAACTCTGCATCTGTATGATTTCATAAAGATACCTACACACACTGAGCTACTCTTTTACGCTCTGTCGTTCTGTAAAAGTGCAGTCATTCCACTTACTGTTGTCGCACTTGTGCCATACTGCATTCACGTGGTAATGGGAGACAGTGATAAGAAAttagattaa